A genomic window from Methanovulcanius yangii includes:
- a CDS encoding ferritin, with protein sequence MNDRVMDAINEQIKWELYSAYLYLSMSSWFESIGLKGFANWERIQAMEERDHAMKFYTYVLSRGGRVIFQSIDAPPSEWESPLAAYEFQLSHEKTVTARIENLMNIAIEEKDHASASMLQWFINEQVEEEENAKSIVDQLKLVSGETGKGLLYMLDKDLAARVYHPPVVQE encoded by the coding sequence ATGAACGACAGAGTAATGGATGCGATTAATGAGCAGATAAAATGGGAATTATATTCGGCCTATCTTTACCTATCGATGTCTTCATGGTTTGAGTCCATTGGCCTGAAGGGCTTTGCAAACTGGGAGCGTATCCAGGCAATGGAAGAGCGCGATCATGCCATGAAATTTTATACCTATGTTCTTTCCCGCGGGGGGCGAGTGATATTTCAGTCAATAGATGCTCCACCTTCTGAATGGGAATCACCCCTTGCAGCGTATGAATTTCAGTTATCTCATGAAAAAACCGTCACGGCCAGAATTGAAAATCTGATGAATATTGCAATCGAGGAGAAGGATCATGCCTCAGCAAGCATGCTCCAGTGGTTTATTAATGAGCAGGTTGAAGAGGAAGAGAATGCGAAATCCATTGTTGATCAACTGAAGCTGGTAAGTGGGGAAACAGGAAAGGGACTTCTCTACATGCTTGATAAGGATCTCGCAGCAAGGGTTTACCATCCTCCCGTGGTGCAGGAATAG
- a CDS encoding thiamine pyrophosphate-dependent enzyme: MNPSFITDAQNTWCLGCGNFALQHAIKDVIFGLIKDGTPRESIVLVAGIGCHGKIADYLNISTFYSLHGRAIAVATGIKLANPDLTVICSVGDGDTYAEGLAHLIFAAKRNIDITVIVHNNRVYGLTKGQYTPTSPGKYHGKSTPRGISDDPPFNPVEILLCSGCGFIARGYTRRQEELTGLIHDAIVHRGFSVVDTLQICASFLDMTDMYNERVYVPDGHNPEDFAAACMIAREWDYDSDGPIALGTIYRKNIPTYESRFRVPQKSDVEKARSVDKIMRERS, from the coding sequence ATGAATCCTTCATTTATTACCGATGCCCAGAACACGTGGTGTCTTGGATGTGGAAATTTCGCCCTTCAGCACGCGATAAAGGACGTGATTTTTGGTCTTATCAAAGACGGAACTCCTCGGGAATCGATAGTATTGGTTGCCGGAATCGGGTGTCATGGTAAAATTGCGGATTACCTCAATATCTCGACATTTTATTCGCTCCATGGCAGAGCGATCGCAGTTGCCACCGGGATCAAGCTTGCAAATCCTGATCTGACTGTGATCTGTTCTGTCGGTGATGGGGACACCTATGCCGAGGGGCTTGCACATCTGATATTTGCGGCAAAGCGCAATATCGACATCACCGTCATCGTCCACAATAACCGTGTCTATGGCCTGACCAAAGGGCAGTACACGCCTACATCGCCCGGGAAGTACCACGGGAAATCGACACCCCGGGGGATATCCGATGATCCGCCATTCAATCCTGTTGAGATCTTACTCTGTTCGGGATGCGGATTTATTGCACGGGGATATACGCGAAGACAGGAAGAACTGACGGGATTAATCCATGACGCCATCGTTCACAGGGGCTTTTCCGTCGTGGATACCCTGCAGATTTGTGCGAGTTTCCTCGACATGACTGATATGTACAACGAGCGGGTTTACGTCCCCGATGGGCATAATCCAGAGGATTTTGCTGCTGCCTGCATGATTGCACGGGAGTGGGACTATGATAGCGACGGTCCCATTGCGCTGGGGACTATCTATCGGAAAAACATCCCGACCTATGAATCCAGATTCCGGGTTCCACAAAAAAGTGATGTCGAGAAGGCCAGAAGTGTTGATAAAATCATGCGGGAGCGGAGTTAG